Proteins encoded in a region of the Flavobacteriaceae bacterium HL-DH10 genome:
- a CDS encoding lipopolysaccharide kinase InaA family protein, with the protein MKEVTVFSKDLDKVFNEDLTKIIHDFDALEGGVGKRNIIKIIKIDTINLNIKAFKIPNIVNQIVYNFFRKSKAQRSYEYAEKLLKMGIGTPKPIAFFEFKTPLLFKKSFYVSEQLECDLTYRELTTDFSIPDYDTILRAFTRFTFTLHEKGINFLDHSPGNTLIKKNGDTYDFYLVDLNRMNFGPLDFETRIKNFTRLTIHKSMVEVMSDEYAKCTGEDYNKIFNLMWKETEAFQERYYRKKRLKQKLKFWKP; encoded by the coding sequence ATGAAAGAAGTAACGGTTTTTAGTAAAGATTTAGATAAAGTTTTTAATGAAGATTTAACTAAAATAATTCACGATTTTGATGCTTTAGAAGGCGGTGTTGGTAAACGTAATATTATCAAAATAATTAAGATTGATACTATTAATTTAAATATCAAAGCATTTAAAATTCCTAATATTGTTAATCAAATAGTTTATAATTTTTTCAGAAAAAGTAAAGCGCAACGGTCATATGAGTATGCTGAAAAACTACTAAAAATGGGTATTGGTACTCCGAAACCTATTGCTTTTTTTGAGTTTAAAACGCCATTACTTTTTAAGAAGAGTTTTTATGTAAGCGAACAATTAGAATGTGATTTAACCTATAGGGAACTTACAACAGATTTTAGTATTCCTGACTATGATACTATTTTGAGAGCCTTTACAAGATTTACTTTTACTTTACACGAAAAGGGAATTAATTTTTTAGATCATTCTCCTGGAAACACTTTGATTAAAAAAAATGGTGATACTTATGATTTTTATTTAGTTGATTTGAATAGAATGAATTTTGGACCGTTAGATTTTGAAACTAGAATTAAAAATTTCACAAGGCTTACCATACATAAATCTATGGTGGAAGTTATGAGTGATGAGTATGCAAAATGCACAGGTGAAGATTATAATAAAATCTTCAATTTAATGTGGAAAGAAACTGAAGCTTTTCAGGAAAGATATTATCGAAAAAAGAGATTAAAACAGAAGCTTAAGTTTTGGAAACCTTAG
- a CDS encoding L-threonylcarbamoyladenylate synthase produces the protein MNKEINKALEVLKDGGIILYPTDTVWGIGCDATNTEAVKKVYQLKEREDSKALICLVADDRMLKKYIKEVPESALNIIDITDRPTTIIYDDAQNLADNLIADDGSIAIRIPDDEFCYQLSRKLNGAIVSTSANISGQPTPKSFKEISQEVLKGVDYIVNLHHEKICDKPSSIIKLSNNGVVKIIRK, from the coding sequence ATGAATAAAGAAATAAACAAAGCTTTAGAAGTTTTAAAAGATGGAGGTATTATACTTTACCCTACAGATACCGTTTGGGGTATTGGTTGTGATGCTACAAATACCGAAGCAGTAAAAAAAGTATATCAATTAAAAGAACGCGAAGACAGCAAAGCTCTTATTTGTTTGGTAGCAGATGACAGAATGTTGAAAAAATACATAAAAGAAGTTCCTGAATCTGCTTTAAATATTATTGATATAACTGATAGGCCTACAACTATAATTTATGATGATGCACAAAATTTAGCCGATAATTTAATTGCAGATGACGGTTCTATTGCTATTAGAATTCCTGATGATGAGTTTTGTTATCAACTCTCTAGAAAACTTAATGGTGCTATTGTATCAACCTCTGCAAACATTAGTGGGCAACCCACACCAAAATCGTTTAAAGAAATATCTCAAGAGGTTTTAAAAGGTGTAGACTATATTGTAAATTTGCACCACGAAAAAATCTGTGATAAACCATCTTCAATTATTAAATTGAGTAATAATGGTGTTGTTAAGATTATACGTAAATAA
- a CDS encoding GxxExxY protein, with amino-acid sequence MSNIVYKDESYAIVGVLFEVYNNLGSGFSEIVYKDALEYEFKIRDIPFQREKEFTVSYKDITLKHKFYADFVVFDKIILEIKAIENLNDKHISQSINYLKVSNYKLAILANFHKDFLDHKRIVL; translated from the coding sequence ATGTCTAATATTGTTTATAAAGATGAAAGTTATGCCATCGTTGGTGTTCTTTTTGAAGTATATAATAATTTAGGAAGTGGTTTCTCTGAAATAGTATATAAAGATGCTTTAGAATATGAGTTTAAGATTAGGGATATTCCTTTTCAAAGAGAAAAAGAATTCACTGTATCTTATAAAGACATTACATTAAAACACAAGTTTTATGCTGATTTTGTGGTCTTTGATAAAATTATTTTAGAAATAAAAGCAATAGAAAATTTAAATGATAAACATATATCACAATCTATCAATTACTTAAAAGTATCAAACTATAAATTAGCTATTCTAGCAAATTTTCATAAAGATTTTCTAGATCATAAAAGAATAGTTTTATAA
- a CDS encoding HD domain-containing protein, with amino-acid sequence MNYKEALQNPIFKIISKSAKELNLDSYVIGGFVRDFILKRGNAKDIDVVAIGDGIKLAKQVAKNLPNKPNVQVFKTYGTAMLRYNDIEIEFVGARKESYDENSRNPAVENGTLEDDQNRRDFTINALALNLNENCFGDLLDPFNGIQDLEHKIIRTPLNPDITYSDDPLRMMRAIRFATQLSFKIEKESLEAISRNSSRIKIITNERIVVELHKILESKTPSIGFLLLEQTGLLQYILPELTALKGIDEVEGQRHKDNFYHTLEVVDNISKNTNNLWLRWAALLHDIGKAPTKRFSKKVGWTFHTHEFEGSKMVYHLFKRLKMPLNDKMKFVQKMVFMSSRPIVLAQDIVTDSAVRRLVFDAGDYVEDLMTLCEADITTKNPKKFNKYHNNFKIVREKIVEVEARDHIRNFQPPISGEEIIAAFNLKPSREIGIIKETIKEAILEGEIPNEYEAAYALMIKEGNRLGLKKAK; translated from the coding sequence ATGAATTACAAAGAAGCATTACAAAACCCTATTTTTAAAATTATATCAAAGTCTGCTAAAGAATTAAATTTAGACAGTTATGTTATTGGTGGATTTGTTCGTGATTTTATTTTAAAACGAGGTAATGCAAAAGACATTGATGTTGTTGCCATTGGAGATGGTATAAAACTAGCGAAACAAGTTGCTAAAAACCTACCAAATAAACCAAACGTTCAAGTTTTTAAAACTTATGGTACTGCCATGCTTCGGTATAACGACATAGAAATTGAATTTGTTGGTGCTCGTAAAGAATCTTATGATGAAAACAGTAGAAATCCGGCAGTAGAAAATGGCACTTTAGAAGACGATCAAAACCGTCGTGATTTCACTATAAATGCACTCGCTTTAAATTTAAATGAAAACTGTTTTGGAGATTTACTAGATCCATTTAATGGGATTCAAGATTTAGAGCATAAAATAATTAGAACCCCTTTAAATCCTGATATTACATATAGTGATGACCCTTTACGCATGATGCGTGCCATCAGGTTTGCCACGCAACTAAGCTTTAAAATTGAAAAAGAAAGTTTAGAAGCCATAAGTCGAAATTCAAGTCGAATTAAAATCATTACTAATGAACGTATTGTTGTAGAACTTCATAAAATTTTAGAAAGCAAAACACCTTCTATTGGTTTTTTACTTTTAGAACAAACGGGATTATTACAATATATTTTACCAGAACTTACTGCTTTAAAAGGTATTGATGAAGTTGAAGGACAACGTCATAAAGATAATTTTTACCACACTTTAGAGGTTGTCGATAACATTTCTAAGAACACTAATAACCTTTGGCTACGTTGGGCTGCTTTATTACACGATATAGGAAAGGCTCCAACTAAAAGGTTTAGTAAAAAAGTAGGCTGGACATTTCATACTCATGAATTTGAAGGTTCAAAAATGGTATATCATTTATTTAAAAGGCTAAAAATGCCATTGAATGATAAAATGAAATTCGTTCAAAAGATGGTGTTTATGAGCTCCCGCCCTATTGTACTCGCTCAAGATATAGTAACAGATTCTGCGGTACGTCGGTTGGTATTTGATGCGGGCGATTATGTTGAGGATTTAATGACACTTTGTGAAGCTGATATTACAACTAAAAATCCTAAAAAATTTAATAAATACCATAACAACTTTAAAATAGTCCGCGAAAAAATTGTTGAAGTAGAAGCACGCGACCATATTAGAAATTTCCAACCTCCAATTTCTGGCGAAGAAATAATTGCTGCTTTTAATTTAAAACCATCTCGAGAAATCGGTATTATAAAAGAAACGATAAAAGAAGCCATTTTAGAAGGAGAAATCCCTAATGAATATGAAGCTGCTTATGCGTTAATGATTAAAGAAGGAAATAGATTAGGGTTAAAAAAAGCTAAATAA
- a CDS encoding COX15/CtaA family protein has protein sequence MKKDNKKVIYWLLTGCLLIFIMVVVGGITRLTHSGLSISNYKLISGTIPPMNDVEWQEAFELYQQYPEYQKLNNHFSLQDFKDIYFWEWLHRFIGRMIGLIFLIPFLYFLITKQLSKPTIKKAIILLGMGAFQGFMGWYMVKSGLVDNPDVSHYRLAAHLTTAFVTFAYTFWVALDLMYPYKKEIDNKFRNFIRIALVVLLLQIIYGAFVAGLDAGFIHNHWPMMSEGKFMHPTVYIEQNPLYKNFIEGKSGVQFVHRILAFIVVLFIFFIWKKSKTIEITKLQSKAIKSLLIILGVQFILGVFTILLHVPVWLGVAHQVGAFFLLSAMTFTLHRFSK, from the coding sequence ATGAAAAAAGACAACAAAAAAGTAATTTACTGGTTATTAACAGGATGCCTATTAATTTTCATTATGGTAGTTGTAGGTGGTATTACCAGACTTACCCACTCTGGACTTTCAATTTCAAATTATAAACTTATTTCTGGTACCATTCCTCCTATGAATGATGTTGAATGGCAAGAAGCCTTTGAATTATACCAACAATATCCAGAATATCAAAAACTAAACAATCATTTTTCATTACAAGATTTTAAAGATATTTACTTCTGGGAATGGTTACACCGTTTTATTGGTAGAATGATTGGATTAATATTTCTCATACCTTTTTTATATTTCTTAATAACCAAACAACTCAGCAAACCAACCATAAAAAAAGCTATTATTTTATTAGGAATGGGAGCCTTTCAAGGGTTTATGGGTTGGTACATGGTTAAAAGTGGCTTGGTTGACAATCCAGACGTAAGTCACTACAGATTAGCAGCGCATTTAACAACTGCTTTTGTAACGTTTGCTTATACGTTTTGGGTGGCTTTAGATTTAATGTATCCTTATAAAAAAGAAATTGATAATAAGTTTAGAAACTTTATAAGAATAGCACTTGTTGTTTTGTTATTACAAATTATTTACGGGGCATTTGTAGCGGGATTAGATGCTGGTTTTATTCATAATCACTGGCCGATGATGAGTGAAGGCAAATTTATGCATCCAACCGTATATATTGAACAAAATCCTTTGTACAAAAACTTTATAGAAGGCAAAAGCGGTGTTCAATTTGTTCATAGAATATTAGCTTTCATAGTCGTTTTATTTATTTTCTTTATTTGGAAAAAGTCTAAAACTATTGAAATCACAAAACTGCAATCTAAAGCTATAAAAAGTCTCTTAATTATACTAGGAGTTCAATTTATTTTGGGAGTGTTTACCATTTTATTACATGTTCCCGTTTGGCTAGGAGTAGCACACCAAGTGGGTGCTTTTTTCTTGTTAAGTGCGATGACATTTACCTTGCATCGCTTTAGTAAATAA